One stretch of Miscanthus floridulus cultivar M001 chromosome 18, ASM1932011v1, whole genome shotgun sequence DNA includes these proteins:
- the LOC136520704 gene encoding protein FLOWERINGUS T-like has translation MANDSLTRGHIIGDVLDPFTGSVPLTVMYDGRPVFDGMEFRASAVSVKPRVEIGGDDFRVAYTLVMVDPDAPNPSNPTLREYLHWMVTDIPASTDDSFGRELIPYENPSPTMGIHRIVLVLYQQLGRGTVFAPQVRQNFNLRNFAHRFNLGKPVAAMYFNCQRQTGTGGRRFT, from the exons ATGGCTAATGACTCCCTGACGAGGGGACACATAATCGGGGATGTCTTAGACCCGTTTACTGGCTCAGTGCCTCTAACTGTCATGTATGATGGCAGACCAGTGTTTGATGGGATGGAGTTTCGGGCGTCGGCGGTGTCGGTGAAACCTAGAGTTGAGATTGGAGGTGATGATTTTCGAGTGGCCTATACCCTA GTTATGGTGGATCCTGATGCGCCTAATCCCAGCAACCCTACCCTACGGGAATACTTGCATTG GATGGTGACTGACATCCCAGCATCAACGGATGATAGCTTTG GCCGAGAGCTCATACCATATGAGAACCCAAGCCCCACCATGGGCATCCACCGTATTGTCTTGGTGCTCTACCAGCAACTGGGGCGGGGCACGGTGTTTGCACCGCAAGTACGTCAGAACTTCAACTTGCGCAATTTTGCACACCGTTTCAACCTCGGCAAGCCTGTGGCCGCGATGTACTTCAACTGCCAGCGTCAAACGGGCACAGGTGGGAGAAGGTTCACTTGA